A single Macaca fascicularis isolate 582-1 chromosome 13, T2T-MFA8v1.1 DNA region contains:
- the OXER1 gene encoding oxoeicosanoid receptor 1, which produces MELHNLSSPSPSPSSSVLPPSFPPSPSSAPSAFTTVGGSSGGPCHPTSSSLVSAFLAPILALEFVLGLVGNSLAFFIFCVHTRPWTSNTVFLVSLVAADFLLISNLPLRVDYYLLHENWRFGAPACKINLFMLSTNRTASVVFLTAIALNRYLKVVQPHHALSRASVGAAARVAGGLWVGILLLNGHLLLSTFSGPSCLSYRVGTKPSASLRWHQALYLLEFFLPLTLILFAIVSIGLTIRSRGLGGQAGPQRAMRVLAVVVAVYTICFLPSIIFGMASMVAFWLSACRSLDVCTQLFHGSLAFTYLNSVLDPVLYCFSSPNFLHQSRALLGLTRGRQGPVSDESSYQPSRQWRHREASRKAEAIGKLEVQAEVSLEKEGSSQG; this is translated from the coding sequence ctccctctccctcctcctctgtcctccctccctccttccctccctcaccctcctccgCTCCCTCTGCCTTTACCACTGTGGGGGGGTCCTCTGGAGGGCCCTGCCACCCCACCTCTTCCTCGCTGGTGTCTGCTTTCCTGGCACCGATCCTGGCCCTGGAGTTTGTCCTGGGCCTGGTGGGGAACAGCTTGGCCTTCTTCATCTTCTGTGTCCACACGCGGCCCTGGACCTCCAACACGGTGTTCCTGGTCAGCCTGGTGGCCGCTGACTTCCTCCTGATCAGCAACCTGCCCCTCCGCGTGGACTACTACCTCCTCCATGAGAACTGGCGCTTTGGGGCTCCTGCCTGCAAAATCAACCTTTTCATGCTGTCCACCAACCGCACGGCCAGCGTCGTCTTCCTCACAGCCATCGCGCTCAACCGCTACCTGAAGGTGGTGCAGCCCCACCACGCGCTGAGCCGTGCTTCCGTGGGGGCAGCTGCCCGGGTGGCCGGGGGACTCTGGGTGGGCATCCTGCTCCTTAACGGGCACCTGCTCCTGAGCACCTTCTCTggcccctcctgcctcagctacagGGTGGGCACAAAGCCCTCGGCTTCACTCCGCTGGCACCAGGCGCTGTACCTGCTGGAGTTCTTCCTGCCACTAACGCTCATCCTCTTCGCCATCGTGAGCATCGGGCTCACCATCCGGAGTCGTGGCCTGGGCGGGCAGGCAGGTCCGCAGAGGGCCATGCGCGTGCTGGCCGTGGTGGTGGCCGTCTACACCATCTGCTTCTTGCCCAGCATCATCTTTGGCATGGCTTCCATGGTGGCCTTCTGGCTGTCTGCCTGCCGCTCCCTGGACGTCTGCACACAGCTCTTCCACGGCTCCCTGGCCTTCACCTACCTCAACAGCGTCCTGGACCCTGTGCTCTACTGCTTCTCTAGCCCCAACTTCCTCCACCAGAGCCGGGCCTTGCTGGGCCTCACGAGGGGCCGGCAGGGCCCAGTGAGTGACGAGAGCTCCTACCAACCCTCCAGGCAGTGGCGCCACCGGGAGGCCTCTAGGAAGGCGGAGGCCATAGGGAAGCTGGAAGTGCAGGCCGAGGTCTCTCTGGAAAAGGAAGGCTCCTCCCAGGGCTGA